The nucleotide sequence TGCCCTCAAGACCCTGCCGCAGGTGTCGAAGATTCGGCGCTACGGCGAACAGCGCGAGCAAGTCTACGTGACCACCTCGGTTGACCAGTTACGCCAGTACGGGCTCGATTTCGGGCTGATTGGGCAGGTGCTCCAACGCCAGAACAACGTGCGCTACTCCGGGGAGCTGAGCTTGCCTAAGGCCAACGTACCCGTCTTTACCGAAGGGCTCTACCGCTCACAAGAGGCCTTGGCCAACCAAGTGGTGTACGCCGACCCGGCGTCGGGCAGCCAGGTGCGGCTACGCGAGGTGGCCCAACTGGAACGTCGCAACGAAGACGTAACCTCGCACATCAAAATCGACGGGCACTCGGCCGTGATGCTGACGGTGGAAATGCAGCCGGGCAACAACATGGTGTGGTTCGGGCAGCAGCTCGCCGCGCGCATCAAGCAGGTGGAGGCCACGTTCCCGGCCGGCGTGCAGGTACAGGAAATTGTAAGCCAACCGCGGGTGGTGGACCACAAATTGCGCGACTTTTTCGTGGAACTCAGTATTGCCGTGGCCGCCGTCATTGCGGTGGTTTTGCTGCTGCTGCCGCTGCGCATCGCTCTGATTTCAGCCATTGCCTGCCCGCTGTCCATTCTTATCACGTTTGCCGTGCTGCACATGCTGGGCATGGAAATTCATCAAGTGTCGCTGGCGGCCCTAGTGATTGTGCTGGGCATGGTCGTGGACGACGCCATCGTGGTAGTCGACAACTACGTGGAGAAGCTCGACGAGGGCATGGACCGCTGGCAGGCGGCTTGGCGCTCGGCTACCGACTTATTTGTGCCGGTCCTGGCCGCAACGGCCGCCATCATCTTTGCCTTCCTGCCCTCGGCCCTCGTGTACACGGGCCTGACGCGGGAATTTTCCATGCACATTCCCGCTACCGTGGCCGTGGCGCTCACCACCTCGTTGCTGGTGTCGATGCTGCTCACGCCGTCCTTGTGCTACTTCGCCATTCGCAAGGGGCTGCACACCCAGCAGGCCGAGGCCCCGGCAACCAAGTTCTCGGTGCTCGACCGGGTGCAGCAGCGCTTCAACCGGGCCGTGGACTGGAGCTTTGCGCACCCCAAGCTAGTGCTTACGCTGGGTTTCTCGTCCCTGGTCCTGGCCGGCGTGTTCGGCTCGCAGGTGAAGTTCGAGTACCTGCCCTACTCGGAGCGCGACCAATTCAACCTGGAGTTGTGGCTGCCCGAGGGCACGCCCGTAACCCAGACAGAAAAGGCCGTGGACCGCGTGACGGCCGCTATCAAGGACGACCCACGCATCCGCCAAGTGGTTAGCTTTATTGGCACCGGTTCGCCGCGCTTTTACTCGAGTTACGCCCCCGAGGCTCCGGCCGAAAACTACGCCCAAGTGTTCATCAACACGGTTAGTGGCGAAGCTACCGTGGAATTGGCCCAGCAGTACACCCACTCGCTCCAGCAACTAGTGCCCGAGGGCTCCGTGCGGGTCCGCCGCCTAAGCTGGAAAGAAACCAAGGCCCCGCTGGAAGTGCGCGTGGTAAGCGAAAATACCGCCGATTTACGCGCCGTGGGCCAGCAGGTGGCCAAGATTTTTGCCGCTACTCCCAACACCCACTTTGTGCGCGACGACTGGCGCAACTCCTATTTGGGCGTGGCCGTGCAGGTGAAGCCAGACGAGGCCGACCGCCTGGGCGTGAGCAAGGAAGCTGTGGCGCAGACCCTGGGCGGCAGCCTCAAGGGTTGGCCCGTATCCACGCTCTGGGAAGGCGACAAGCCCCTGGACATCGTGCTGCGGCTTGAGGAGGGCGACCGCCAAAACCTGAGCGACGTGCGCCAGGTGTACGTGACGACGGCGTACAACACGAAAGTACCCCTGCGGCAGGTGGCCGACGTAGTGCCCGCTTGGCACCTGAGCAACATCGTGCGCCGCAACGGCCGGCGCACGCTCACCGTGAGCAGTGACACCGACTTTGGCCGGGTAGCCGCCCAGATTCTACGCGACGTGAAGCCCCAGCTCGACGCCCTCAAGCTACCGGCCGGCACGCACCTCGAATACGGCGGTGATGACGAGTCGGGCCGCGACGCGACCCCCAACTCCAACCTAGCCCTGGGTTTGAGCTTTCTGCTGATTTTCCTCACGCTGCTGCTGCAATTCCGCCACGTGGGCCGGGCCTTGATTGTGTTGTCTACCTTCTTTCTAAGCTTGCCGGGCGCCATGTTTGGCC is from Hymenobacter tibetensis and encodes:
- a CDS encoding efflux RND transporter permease subunit, whose translation is MENKQPPRRLNLIEAAMKYQQVTFGLTLLLALAGIWALYSMPRMEDPRITIRQGLVLAAYPGASELEVENQVTKRLEQQLFSYKEVRKEKTYSTTKAGAVVVNVTLQDWVTDTDKFWTKLQDGLNASKQQLPPALQGPFVNGEFGDVAALMVAVTAPDRSYADLQEYLDKLEDALKTLPQVSKIRRYGEQREQVYVTTSVDQLRQYGLDFGLIGQVLQRQNNVRYSGELSLPKANVPVFTEGLYRSQEALANQVVYADPASGSQVRLREVAQLERRNEDVTSHIKIDGHSAVMLTVEMQPGNNMVWFGQQLAARIKQVEATFPAGVQVQEIVSQPRVVDHKLRDFFVELSIAVAAVIAVVLLLLPLRIALISAIACPLSILITFAVLHMLGMEIHQVSLAALVIVLGMVVDDAIVVVDNYVEKLDEGMDRWQAAWRSATDLFVPVLAATAAIIFAFLPSALVYTGLTREFSMHIPATVAVALTTSLLVSMLLTPSLCYFAIRKGLHTQQAEAPATKFSVLDRVQQRFNRAVDWSFAHPKLVLTLGFSSLVLAGVFGSQVKFEYLPYSERDQFNLELWLPEGTPVTQTEKAVDRVTAAIKDDPRIRQVVSFIGTGSPRFYSSYAPEAPAENYAQVFINTVSGEATVELAQQYTHSLQQLVPEGSVRVRRLSWKETKAPLEVRVVSENTADLRAVGQQVAKIFAATPNTHFVRDDWRNSYLGVAVQVKPDEADRLGVSKEAVAQTLGGSLKGWPVSTLWEGDKPLDIVLRLEEGDRQNLSDVRQVYVTTAYNTKVPLRQVADVVPAWHLSNIVRRNGRRTLTVSSDTDFGRVAAQILRDVKPQLDALKLPAGTHLEYGGDDESGRDATPNSNLALGLSFLLIFLTLLLQFRHVGRALIVLSTFFLSLPGAMFGLWITDNPLGMTAFLGINSLLGIVVRNGIILVDYADELVREHNYSVKDAAIASAQRRMRPIFLTSSAAAVGVIPMILSKSPLWSPLSSVIAFGIMVAMVMTLFVVPVLYYQSLKGQRQVTPAATPDDDQPALTLATN